The Apium graveolens cultivar Ventura chromosome 11, ASM990537v1, whole genome shotgun sequence genome has a window encoding:
- the LOC141696875 gene encoding putative calcium-binding protein At1g02270 isoform X3 — MYYLFSLMGENNQENGCLLGRVSCTTFNILAPIYKRLSDKTRESEFSELWISRNETILDKLLEIKSSIICLQEFWVENEELVKMYEKRLGEAGYRTYKLARTNNRGDGLLAAVHQNSFHVLNYKECVFNGIGDRVAQLFDVELLVPPEDQIHKVGMRTILVNTHLIFPHDYKYCFARLKQVYKILQFIESYFKEYKLSSIPIILCGDWNGSMKGNVCRFLLSQGFVSAYDIAHPYIGHIVNKCKWVSHHNHRGNICAVDFVWLHNPNILRKPLKRSFMEALLRNFYQLQSKVTENICALPFPRVDLTSVTCTQFSEALTELKLAGPPFNVFIAEEIKDLWDHIDCNGDGVINMSHFFQQHGKYTEQPETPSEETDDALTTMSTVGFNVVKAMLFPEEVEQGIIHITLLYSKQMASSISQLTILTSHTEHSDDY, encoded by the exons ATGTACTATTTGTTTTCTTTGATGGGTGAAAATAACCAAGAAAATGGGTGTTTATTGGGTCGTGTATCATGTACTACTTTTAATATTCTGGCCCCTATTTACAAACGTTTGAGTGACAAG ACTCGTGAGAGTGAGTTTTCGGAACTTTGGATTAGTCGTAATGAAACTATATTGGACAAGTTACTAGAAATCAAGTCTTCGATTATATGTCTGCAG GAATTTTGGGTGGAGAATGAAGAGCTTGTAAAAATGTATGAGAAGCGACTTGGAGAAGCGGGCTATAGAACGTACAAACTAGCTCGTACAAACAACCGCGGAGATG GTCTACTAGCAGCAGTGCACCAGAACTCTTTTCATGTTTTGAATTACAAGGAATGTGTATTCAATGGCATCGGTGATCGTGTTGCTCAACTCTTTGATGTTGAACTTCTTGTTCCTCCTGAAGACCAAATTCACAAAGTGGGAATGAGAACGATTTTAGTGAATACTCACTTAATTTTTCCACATGATTATAAATATTGCTTTGCGAGGCTAAAACAG GTATACAAAATCTTACAGTTCATTGAATCATACTTCAAGGAATACAAGCTCTCATCTATTCCTATCATTTTATGTGG GGACTGGAATGGGAGCATGAAGGGGAATGTCTGTAGGTTTTTGTTATCACAAGGTTTTGTCTCAGCCTATGATATTGCTCATCCATATATAGGCCATATTGTAAATAAGTGCAAG TGGGTTAGTCACCATAACCATAGAGGAAATATATGTGCGGTGGATTTTGTTTGGCTCCACAATCCCAACATTCTGCGGAAGCCACTAAAACGGAGTTTCATGGAAGCACTTCTTAGAAATTTTTAT CAACTGCAAAGTAAAGTGACCGAAAATATCTGTGCACTGCCTTTCCCTCGAGTTGATTTGACTTCTGTAACCTGTACTCAGTTTTCTGAAGCTCTTACCGAG TTAAAATTGGCTGGTCCCCCTTTTAATGTCTTTATTGCTGAAGAGATAAAGGACCTTTGGGATCATATAGACTGCAATGGAGATGGGGTGATCAATATGTCACACTTTTTT CAACAGCATGGCAAGTACACTGAGCAACCTGAAACTCCTTCAGAAGAAACAGATGATGCACTCACTACAATGTCTACAGTCGGTTTCAATGTTGTTAAAGCGATGCTCTTTCCTGAGGAAGTTGAACAAG
- the LOC141696875 gene encoding putative calcium-binding protein At1g02270 isoform X1: MYYLFSLMGENNQENGCLLGRVSCTTFNILAPIYKRLSDKTRESEFSELWISRNETILDKLLEIKSSIICLQEFWVENEELVKMYEKRLGEAGYRTYKLARTNNRGDGLLAAVHQNSFHVLNYKECVFNGIGDRVAQLFDVELLVPPEDQIHKVGMRTILVNTHLIFPHDYKYCFARLKQVYKILQFIESYFKEYKLSSIPIILCGDWNGSMKGNVCRFLLSQGFVSAYDIAHPYIGHIVNKCKWVSHHNHRGNICAVDFVWLHNPNILRKPLKRSFMEALLRNFYQLQSKVTENICALPFPRVDLTSVTCTQFSEALTELKLAGPPFNVFIAEEIKDLWDHIDCNGDGVINMSHFFQQHGKYTEQPETPSEETDDALTTMSTVGFNVVKAMLFPEEVEQGTWPQSYSLSDHALLTVELSMVPIAHCDSPEKLTRVKNNENKFLIGSL, encoded by the exons ATGTACTATTTGTTTTCTTTGATGGGTGAAAATAACCAAGAAAATGGGTGTTTATTGGGTCGTGTATCATGTACTACTTTTAATATTCTGGCCCCTATTTACAAACGTTTGAGTGACAAG ACTCGTGAGAGTGAGTTTTCGGAACTTTGGATTAGTCGTAATGAAACTATATTGGACAAGTTACTAGAAATCAAGTCTTCGATTATATGTCTGCAG GAATTTTGGGTGGAGAATGAAGAGCTTGTAAAAATGTATGAGAAGCGACTTGGAGAAGCGGGCTATAGAACGTACAAACTAGCTCGTACAAACAACCGCGGAGATG GTCTACTAGCAGCAGTGCACCAGAACTCTTTTCATGTTTTGAATTACAAGGAATGTGTATTCAATGGCATCGGTGATCGTGTTGCTCAACTCTTTGATGTTGAACTTCTTGTTCCTCCTGAAGACCAAATTCACAAAGTGGGAATGAGAACGATTTTAGTGAATACTCACTTAATTTTTCCACATGATTATAAATATTGCTTTGCGAGGCTAAAACAG GTATACAAAATCTTACAGTTCATTGAATCATACTTCAAGGAATACAAGCTCTCATCTATTCCTATCATTTTATGTGG GGACTGGAATGGGAGCATGAAGGGGAATGTCTGTAGGTTTTTGTTATCACAAGGTTTTGTCTCAGCCTATGATATTGCTCATCCATATATAGGCCATATTGTAAATAAGTGCAAG TGGGTTAGTCACCATAACCATAGAGGAAATATATGTGCGGTGGATTTTGTTTGGCTCCACAATCCCAACATTCTGCGGAAGCCACTAAAACGGAGTTTCATGGAAGCACTTCTTAGAAATTTTTAT CAACTGCAAAGTAAAGTGACCGAAAATATCTGTGCACTGCCTTTCCCTCGAGTTGATTTGACTTCTGTAACCTGTACTCAGTTTTCTGAAGCTCTTACCGAG TTAAAATTGGCTGGTCCCCCTTTTAATGTCTTTATTGCTGAAGAGATAAAGGACCTTTGGGATCATATAGACTGCAATGGAGATGGGGTGATCAATATGTCACACTTTTTT CAACAGCATGGCAAGTACACTGAGCAACCTGAAACTCCTTCAGAAGAAACAGATGATGCACTCACTACAATGTCTACAGTCGGTTTCAATGTTGTTAAAGCGATGCTCTTTCCTGAGGAAGTTGAACAAGGTACATGGCCCCAGAGTTATTCCTTGTCTGATCACGCATTGTTAACTGTAGAGCTTTCCATGGTGCCCATTGCACACTGTGATTCACCGGAGAAATTAACTAGAGTCAAGAATAATGAAAACAAATTTCTTATTGGGAGTTTGTAG
- the LOC141696875 gene encoding putative calcium-binding protein At1g02270 isoform X2 encodes MYYLFSLMGENNQENGCLLGRVSCTTFNILAPIYKRLSDKTRESEFSELWISRNETILDKLLEIKSSIICLQEFWVENEELVKMYEKRLGEAGYRTYKLARTNNRGDGLLAAVHQNSFHVLNYKECVFNGIGDRVAQLFDVELLVPPEDQIHKVGMRTILVNTHLIFPHDYKYCFARLKQVYKILQFIESYFKEYKLSSIPIILCGDWNGSMKGNVCRFLLSQGFVSAYDIAHPYIGHIVNKCKWVSHHNHRGNICAVDFVWLHNPNILRKPLKRSFMEALLRNFYQLQSKVTENICALPFPRVDLTSVTCTQFSEALTELKLAGPPFNVFIAEEIKDLWDHIDCNGDGVINMSHFFHGKYTEQPETPSEETDDALTTMSTVGFNVVKAMLFPEEVEQGTWPQSYSLSDHALLTVELSMVPIAHCDSPEKLTRVKNNENKFLIGSL; translated from the exons ATGTACTATTTGTTTTCTTTGATGGGTGAAAATAACCAAGAAAATGGGTGTTTATTGGGTCGTGTATCATGTACTACTTTTAATATTCTGGCCCCTATTTACAAACGTTTGAGTGACAAG ACTCGTGAGAGTGAGTTTTCGGAACTTTGGATTAGTCGTAATGAAACTATATTGGACAAGTTACTAGAAATCAAGTCTTCGATTATATGTCTGCAG GAATTTTGGGTGGAGAATGAAGAGCTTGTAAAAATGTATGAGAAGCGACTTGGAGAAGCGGGCTATAGAACGTACAAACTAGCTCGTACAAACAACCGCGGAGATG GTCTACTAGCAGCAGTGCACCAGAACTCTTTTCATGTTTTGAATTACAAGGAATGTGTATTCAATGGCATCGGTGATCGTGTTGCTCAACTCTTTGATGTTGAACTTCTTGTTCCTCCTGAAGACCAAATTCACAAAGTGGGAATGAGAACGATTTTAGTGAATACTCACTTAATTTTTCCACATGATTATAAATATTGCTTTGCGAGGCTAAAACAG GTATACAAAATCTTACAGTTCATTGAATCATACTTCAAGGAATACAAGCTCTCATCTATTCCTATCATTTTATGTGG GGACTGGAATGGGAGCATGAAGGGGAATGTCTGTAGGTTTTTGTTATCACAAGGTTTTGTCTCAGCCTATGATATTGCTCATCCATATATAGGCCATATTGTAAATAAGTGCAAG TGGGTTAGTCACCATAACCATAGAGGAAATATATGTGCGGTGGATTTTGTTTGGCTCCACAATCCCAACATTCTGCGGAAGCCACTAAAACGGAGTTTCATGGAAGCACTTCTTAGAAATTTTTAT CAACTGCAAAGTAAAGTGACCGAAAATATCTGTGCACTGCCTTTCCCTCGAGTTGATTTGACTTCTGTAACCTGTACTCAGTTTTCTGAAGCTCTTACCGAG TTAAAATTGGCTGGTCCCCCTTTTAATGTCTTTATTGCTGAAGAGATAAAGGACCTTTGGGATCATATAGACTGCAATGGAGATGGGGTGATCAATATGTCACACTTTTTT CATGGCAAGTACACTGAGCAACCTGAAACTCCTTCAGAAGAAACAGATGATGCACTCACTACAATGTCTACAGTCGGTTTCAATGTTGTTAAAGCGATGCTCTTTCCTGAGGAAGTTGAACAAGGTACATGGCCCCAGAGTTATTCCTTGTCTGATCACGCATTGTTAACTGTAGAGCTTTCCATGGTGCCCATTGCACACTGTGATTCACCGGAGAAATTAACTAGAGTCAAGAATAATGAAAACAAATTTCTTATTGGGAGTTTGTAG
- the LOC141696875 gene encoding putative calcium-binding protein At1g02270 isoform X5 has protein sequence MYYLFSLMGENNQENGCLLGRVSCTTFNILAPIYKRLSDKTRESEFSELWISRNETILDKLLEIKSSIICLQEFWVENEELVKMYEKRLGEAGYRTYKLARTNNRGDGLLAAVHQNSFHVLNYKECVFNGIGDRVAQLFDVELLVPPEDQIHKVGMRTILVNTHLIFPHDYKYCFARLKQVYKILQFIESYFKEYKLSSIPIILCGDWNGSMKGNVCRFLLSQGFVSAYDIAHPYIGHIVNKCKWVSHHNHRGNICAVDFVWLHNPNILRKPLKRSFMEALLRNFYQLQSKVTENICALPFPRVDLTSVTCTQFSEALTELKLAGPPFNVFIAEEIKDLWDHIDCNGDGVINMSHFFQQHGKYTEQPETPSEETDDALTTMSTVGFNVVKAMLFPEEVEQV, from the exons ATGTACTATTTGTTTTCTTTGATGGGTGAAAATAACCAAGAAAATGGGTGTTTATTGGGTCGTGTATCATGTACTACTTTTAATATTCTGGCCCCTATTTACAAACGTTTGAGTGACAAG ACTCGTGAGAGTGAGTTTTCGGAACTTTGGATTAGTCGTAATGAAACTATATTGGACAAGTTACTAGAAATCAAGTCTTCGATTATATGTCTGCAG GAATTTTGGGTGGAGAATGAAGAGCTTGTAAAAATGTATGAGAAGCGACTTGGAGAAGCGGGCTATAGAACGTACAAACTAGCTCGTACAAACAACCGCGGAGATG GTCTACTAGCAGCAGTGCACCAGAACTCTTTTCATGTTTTGAATTACAAGGAATGTGTATTCAATGGCATCGGTGATCGTGTTGCTCAACTCTTTGATGTTGAACTTCTTGTTCCTCCTGAAGACCAAATTCACAAAGTGGGAATGAGAACGATTTTAGTGAATACTCACTTAATTTTTCCACATGATTATAAATATTGCTTTGCGAGGCTAAAACAG GTATACAAAATCTTACAGTTCATTGAATCATACTTCAAGGAATACAAGCTCTCATCTATTCCTATCATTTTATGTGG GGACTGGAATGGGAGCATGAAGGGGAATGTCTGTAGGTTTTTGTTATCACAAGGTTTTGTCTCAGCCTATGATATTGCTCATCCATATATAGGCCATATTGTAAATAAGTGCAAG TGGGTTAGTCACCATAACCATAGAGGAAATATATGTGCGGTGGATTTTGTTTGGCTCCACAATCCCAACATTCTGCGGAAGCCACTAAAACGGAGTTTCATGGAAGCACTTCTTAGAAATTTTTAT CAACTGCAAAGTAAAGTGACCGAAAATATCTGTGCACTGCCTTTCCCTCGAGTTGATTTGACTTCTGTAACCTGTACTCAGTTTTCTGAAGCTCTTACCGAG TTAAAATTGGCTGGTCCCCCTTTTAATGTCTTTATTGCTGAAGAGATAAAGGACCTTTGGGATCATATAGACTGCAATGGAGATGGGGTGATCAATATGTCACACTTTTTT CAACAGCATGGCAAGTACACTGAGCAACCTGAAACTCCTTCAGAAGAAACAGATGATGCACTCACTACAATGTCTACAGTCGGTTTCAATGTTGTTAAAGCGATGCTCTTTCCTGAGGAAGTTGAACAAG TTTAG
- the LOC141696875 gene encoding putative calcium-binding protein At1g02270 isoform X6 encodes MYYLFSLMGENNQENGCLLGRVSCTTFNILAPIYKRLSDKTRESEFSELWISRNETILDKLLEIKSSIICLQEFWVENEELVKMYEKRLGEAGYRTYKLARTNNRGDGLLAAVHQNSFHVLNYKECVFNGIGDRVAQLFDVELLVPPEDQIHKVGMRTILVNTHLIFPHDYKYCFARLKQVYKILQFIESYFKEYKLSSIPIILCGDWNGSMKGNVCRFLLSQGFVSAYDIAHPYIGHIVNKCKWVSHHNHRGNICAVDFVWLHNPNILRKPLKRSFMEALLRNFYQLQSKVTENICALPFPRVDLTSVTCTQFSEALTELKLAGPPFNVFIAEEIKDLWDHIDCNGDGVINMSHFFVSTAWQVH; translated from the exons ATGTACTATTTGTTTTCTTTGATGGGTGAAAATAACCAAGAAAATGGGTGTTTATTGGGTCGTGTATCATGTACTACTTTTAATATTCTGGCCCCTATTTACAAACGTTTGAGTGACAAG ACTCGTGAGAGTGAGTTTTCGGAACTTTGGATTAGTCGTAATGAAACTATATTGGACAAGTTACTAGAAATCAAGTCTTCGATTATATGTCTGCAG GAATTTTGGGTGGAGAATGAAGAGCTTGTAAAAATGTATGAGAAGCGACTTGGAGAAGCGGGCTATAGAACGTACAAACTAGCTCGTACAAACAACCGCGGAGATG GTCTACTAGCAGCAGTGCACCAGAACTCTTTTCATGTTTTGAATTACAAGGAATGTGTATTCAATGGCATCGGTGATCGTGTTGCTCAACTCTTTGATGTTGAACTTCTTGTTCCTCCTGAAGACCAAATTCACAAAGTGGGAATGAGAACGATTTTAGTGAATACTCACTTAATTTTTCCACATGATTATAAATATTGCTTTGCGAGGCTAAAACAG GTATACAAAATCTTACAGTTCATTGAATCATACTTCAAGGAATACAAGCTCTCATCTATTCCTATCATTTTATGTGG GGACTGGAATGGGAGCATGAAGGGGAATGTCTGTAGGTTTTTGTTATCACAAGGTTTTGTCTCAGCCTATGATATTGCTCATCCATATATAGGCCATATTGTAAATAAGTGCAAG TGGGTTAGTCACCATAACCATAGAGGAAATATATGTGCGGTGGATTTTGTTTGGCTCCACAATCCCAACATTCTGCGGAAGCCACTAAAACGGAGTTTCATGGAAGCACTTCTTAGAAATTTTTAT CAACTGCAAAGTAAAGTGACCGAAAATATCTGTGCACTGCCTTTCCCTCGAGTTGATTTGACTTCTGTAACCTGTACTCAGTTTTCTGAAGCTCTTACCGAG TTAAAATTGGCTGGTCCCCCTTTTAATGTCTTTATTGCTGAAGAGATAAAGGACCTTTGGGATCATATAGACTGCAATGGAGATGGGGTGATCAATATGTCACACTTTTTTGTAT CAACAGCATGGCAAGTACACTGA
- the LOC141696875 gene encoding putative calcium-binding protein At1g02270 isoform X4: MYYLFSLMGENNQENGCLLGRVSCTTFNILAPIYKRLSDKTRESEFSELWISRNETILDKLLEIKSSIICLQEFWVENEELVKMYEKRLGEAGYRTYKLARTNNRGDGLLAAVHQNSFHVLNYKECVFNGIGDRVAQLFDVELLVPPEDQIHKVGMRTILVNTHLIFPHDYKYCFARLKQVYKILQFIESYFKEYKLSSIPIILCGDWNGSMKGNVCRFLLSQGFVSAYDIAHPYIGHIVNKCKWVSHHNHRGNICAVDFVWLHNPNILRKPLKRSFMEALLRNFYQLQSKVTENICALPFPRVDLTSVTCTQFSEALTELKLAGPPFNVFIAEEIKDLWDHIDCNGDGVINMSHFFQQHGKYTEQPETPSEETDDALTTMSTVGFNVVKAMLFPEEVEQGK, encoded by the exons ATGTACTATTTGTTTTCTTTGATGGGTGAAAATAACCAAGAAAATGGGTGTTTATTGGGTCGTGTATCATGTACTACTTTTAATATTCTGGCCCCTATTTACAAACGTTTGAGTGACAAG ACTCGTGAGAGTGAGTTTTCGGAACTTTGGATTAGTCGTAATGAAACTATATTGGACAAGTTACTAGAAATCAAGTCTTCGATTATATGTCTGCAG GAATTTTGGGTGGAGAATGAAGAGCTTGTAAAAATGTATGAGAAGCGACTTGGAGAAGCGGGCTATAGAACGTACAAACTAGCTCGTACAAACAACCGCGGAGATG GTCTACTAGCAGCAGTGCACCAGAACTCTTTTCATGTTTTGAATTACAAGGAATGTGTATTCAATGGCATCGGTGATCGTGTTGCTCAACTCTTTGATGTTGAACTTCTTGTTCCTCCTGAAGACCAAATTCACAAAGTGGGAATGAGAACGATTTTAGTGAATACTCACTTAATTTTTCCACATGATTATAAATATTGCTTTGCGAGGCTAAAACAG GTATACAAAATCTTACAGTTCATTGAATCATACTTCAAGGAATACAAGCTCTCATCTATTCCTATCATTTTATGTGG GGACTGGAATGGGAGCATGAAGGGGAATGTCTGTAGGTTTTTGTTATCACAAGGTTTTGTCTCAGCCTATGATATTGCTCATCCATATATAGGCCATATTGTAAATAAGTGCAAG TGGGTTAGTCACCATAACCATAGAGGAAATATATGTGCGGTGGATTTTGTTTGGCTCCACAATCCCAACATTCTGCGGAAGCCACTAAAACGGAGTTTCATGGAAGCACTTCTTAGAAATTTTTAT CAACTGCAAAGTAAAGTGACCGAAAATATCTGTGCACTGCCTTTCCCTCGAGTTGATTTGACTTCTGTAACCTGTACTCAGTTTTCTGAAGCTCTTACCGAG TTAAAATTGGCTGGTCCCCCTTTTAATGTCTTTATTGCTGAAGAGATAAAGGACCTTTGGGATCATATAGACTGCAATGGAGATGGGGTGATCAATATGTCACACTTTTTT CAACAGCATGGCAAGTACACTGAGCAACCTGAAACTCCTTCAGAAGAAACAGATGATGCACTCACTACAATGTCTACAGTCGGTTTCAATGTTGTTAAAGCGATGCTCTTTCCTGAGGAAGTTGAACAAG